A region from the Cydia amplana chromosome 7, ilCydAmpl1.1, whole genome shotgun sequence genome encodes:
- the LOC134649500 gene encoding protein artichoke-like — protein sequence MKKILCFKTKKNDRDILQIISLLLVLPSVSRGQNTMACPDLMRGNKCSCYTFEDGVFLDCQDAVLKDVKNALKLMSHIHSLSIYDLDDNEESLGAHFIPQGVCIKHIHMSRTSIREIGDDTFMPLRKCLETLSIVSSKLKFMPQKVFSGLLKLISVDLTFNHIEDIPSYSFYGLPLMKLNMKGNMIRDISESAFSSLELSLSEIDLSENNLTTFPIAAVAKLRHLRSLRLAWNEMSFFPVVEDSDLISLEFLDLNSNNFEFISEDCLKFSPSLKILSFHFNFIHSIHYRAFQSLVNLESIDLSHNRLKFLSPDLFENNKNLRFIELSFNHLHHIHGLFCNLLSLSEVILSHNNILDVPIDSFLNSTNISIIHLDDNCISNIHSESFSNLLNLAKLQLEFNYLNKVPHDIFRNNKKIVKLRLDNNKFLNIDNSTLGSLASLNEVRLNNNKLTTITKYQFVESLLVEEIHLDHNEINFIEPGTFIHMSRLKYLSLNNNYLIDLNDILPKINSNLLKLYLDYNSLPGINNFMFHSQKKLNKLHLKHNHIKFLRRNTLQNLTYLTHIDLGNNEFSFIEDYSFQYLNSTRKLDLKHNLLRNITNFTFFGLTELEDLDLSNNKISSVFDMAFHALKKLRSLNLSFNPIRMLHKNMFQQGLPLSSLYLDSCEIQLIENETFQGLNNLKTLSLKNNSLKSGDLLSIDVPGLKHLSLSFNVLDFLPLESFSLLPLLEVLLLEHCNIEHIFEGTFKYNKKLSRLNLAQNIISTIPSTLFEMHNTVSDLNISNNFLDSVPYNTIHNLSNLENLDISDNLLPKVELSGFEKLTNLKYLILRKNEIKSVTAKKRVTFTDLITLDFSSNKLEHLPIIMFELFPNLQNVNISGNNIVKFDFLSSFKKSGIALINIDLSNNPAVSWTASNKSDNNALIANVYELHISATNISNIDYIKFDRFSSLQHLYLNYNKIRRLTVSPFSKLSYLETLDMSFNKISQIKSSHFRGLVKLRSICLSNNNIESIESFSEDLGNLKLLDLSHNKLQNILNEDLVHLKELTVLFLGYNNIKYVSATAFRNLNKIVQIDFSHNKLQMLSLELLVSVENHVQNIDIQDNHLICNCERDNTWVWIQDHPKIIKSKAVTCIHNEYPKEKCDVPIISQLSVDKHKDNSVSVSWFIRNRTAIKALQIIYYSEDIQSDVKSKYLEKTEVSFHIPDLAPNLNYVVCVITLHDEPPLLDFEIKSELNGTTNVETNLTARLTQDVAEAILMRSPSSECLSFNTFSKPVSIKTRPRKVFDITLILNRRMGLIVGCSLGCIVFFIMVSILLYTKIKERKRIAKSDPNWSEMNDFHSIQSKEDIIQDSTTASTDNILLGMGKNKK from the exons ATGAAAAAGATTTTATGCTTCAAGACGAAGAAAAATGATCGTGATATTTTGCAAATTATTTCATTACTGTTGGTTCTACCCTCCGTTTCGCGAGGGCAGAATACCATGGCGTGCCCGGACTTAATGAGGGGAAACAAATGTTCGTGCTATACCTTTGAGGACG gTGTATTTCTCGACTGCCAAGACGCCGTTCTAAAAGATGTTAAAAATGCATTGAAACTTATGTCGCACATCCATTCCCTGTCGATTTATGACCTCGATGACAACGAAGAGAGTTTGGGGGCTCACTTTATACCTCAAGGAGTGTGCATTAAGCACATACACATGTCGAGAACTAGCATTAGAGAAATCGGTGACGACACATTCATGCCGCTGAGGAAGTGCCTTGAAACGTTAAGCATCGTGTCGAGCAAGCTAAAGTTTATGCCACAAAAAGTTTTCTCGGGCCTCCTAAAACTCATATCCGTGGACCTAACTTTTAATCATATCGAAGATATACCCAGCTATAGTTTTTACGGTCTTCCGCTAATGAAATTGAATATGAAAGGGAATATGATACGTGATATATCGGAATCAGCTTTTTCTAGTTTAGAACTTTCTCTCTCGGAAATTGATTTGAGCGAAAACAACCTCACAACATTCCCAATAGCGGCGGTGGCGAAGTTGAGACATCTGCGCTCTTTAAGGCTAGCTTGGAATGAAATGTCTTTTTTCCCTGTTGTTGAGGATTCGGATTTAATCTCGCTGGAGTTTCTAGACTTGAATTctaataattttgaatttatttcgGAAGACTGCCTCAAATTTAGTCCGTCCCTCAAAATATTGTCTTTTCATTTCAATTTTATTCATAGTATACATTACCGAGCCTTTCAGTCCTTAGTTAATTTAGAGTCGATTGATTTGAGCCATAACAGATTAAAGTTTTTGTCCCCCGATctttttgaaaataataaaaatcttcgGTTTATAGAACTGAGCTTTAACCATTTACACCACATCCACGGTCTATTTTGCAACTTGTTATCTCTTAGTGAAGTTATCTTGAGTCATAACAATATTCTAGATGTGCCAATAGATTCATTTCTGAATTCAACtaatataagtataatacaTTTAGATGACAATTGCATCAGCAATATTCATAGTGAGAGTTTTAGTAATTTACTTAATCTTGCTAAGCTACAATTAGAGTTTAACTATTTAAATAAAGTGCCACATGATATTTTtaggaataataagaaaatagtgaAATTAAGATTAGACAATAACAAATTTCTCAATATAGATAACAGCACATTAGGGTCCTTAGCAAGTCTGAATGAAGTCAGACTGAACAATAATAAGCTTACAACGATTACAAAATATCAATTTGTAGAATCCTTATTGGTTGAAGAAATTCATTTGGAtcataatgaaataaattttatcgaACCGGGAACATTTATTCATATGAGTAGATTAAAATACCTTAGCCTCAATAACAACTACTTAATAGACTTAAATGATATTCTGCCTAAAATTAATTCAAATCTACTAAAATTATACTTAGATTATAACTCTCTTCCTGGAATCAATAATTTTATGTTTCATTCTCAAAAGAAGCTAAACAAGTTACATTTAAAACACAACCATATAAAGTTTTTGAGAAGAAATACCTTACAAAATTTGACTTATCTTACACATATTGACTTAGGGAACAATGAATTTTCCTTTATAGAAGACTACTCATTCCAATATTTGAATTCAACGCGAAAACTAGATTTAAAACATAATCTATTAAGGAACATAACAAACTTTACGTTTTTTGGTTTGACTGAGTTAGAAGATTTAGATCTTtcgaataataaaatttcatcgGTCTTCGACATGGCTTTTCATGCATTGAAAAAGTTGAGAAGTCTCAACTTGTCGTTCAATCCCATAAGAATGTTGCACAAAAATATGTTTCAGCAGGGTCTACCTTTAAGCTCGCTTTACTTAGACAGCTGTGAAATACAGTTAATAGAAAACGAAACTTTCCAGGGTTTGAATAACCTCAAGACTCtatctcttaaaaataattcattaaAATCAGGAGACTTGCTCTCCATTGATGTTCCAGGTTTAAAACATCTGTCGCTCTCTTTCAATGTTCTAGACTTTTTACCACTAGAGTCATTTTCCCTCCTGCCACTTTTAGAAGTCCTGTTATTGGAGCATTGTAATATTGAGCATATTTTCGAGGgtacttttaaatataataaaaaactttCAAGGTTAAATTTAGCTCAAAACATTATCAGTACAATACCGTCAACACTCTTTGAAATGCATAACACAGTTTCAGACTTAAATATTAGCAACAATTTCTTAGATTCGGTtccgtacaatacaatacataatttATCAAATCTTGAAAATTTAGACATTTCGGATAATCTTTTGCCAAAGGTCGAGTTAAGCGGATTCGAAAAGTTAACTAATCTTAAATATTTGATTCTGAGAAAGAACGAAATTAAATCTGTTACAGCGAAAAAGAGGGTTACATTCACTGACTTGATAACTTTAGATTTCAGTAGTAATAAACTAGAGCACTTGCCTATTATTATGTTCGAGCTGTTTCCAAATTTGCAGAATGTTAACATTTCCGGTAACAACATAGTAAAGTTCGATTTTCTGTCATCCTTTAAGAAGTCCGGCATAGCACTGATAAACATTGATCTCAGTAACAACCCCGCCGTTTCTTGGACCGCTTCCAATAAATCTGATAACAATGCCTTAATAGCTAATGTATATGAATTGCACATAAGCGCGACTAACATTTCAAATATAGATTATATTAAATTTGATAGATTTAGCAGCTTACAACATCTTTACTtgaattacaataaaattagaCGTTTGACAGTGAGTCcgttttcaaaattatcttacTTAGAAACTTTGGATAtgagttttaataaaatttctcAAATAAAAAGTAGTCATTTTCGTGGTTTAGTAAAATTGCGATCGATATGCTTGTCTAATAATAACATCGAGTCAATAGAATCATTCTCTGAAGACTTAGGGAATCTGAAACTTTTAGATCTATCTCACAATAAACTTCAAAATATACTCAATGAAGATTTAGTTCACTTGAAAGAACTTACTGTATTATTCTTAGGctacaataatataaaatatgtttcGGCGACAGCTTTTAGGAATTTGAATAAAATTGTACAGATAGATTTCTCTCATAACAAACTTCAAATGCTTTCTTTGGAACTTTTAGTATCGGTAGAAAATCACGTGCAAAATATTGATATACAAG ATAACCATTTAATATGCAACTGCGAAAGGGACAATACATGGGTTTGGATACAAGATCacccaaaaataataaaatctaaagcAGTAACGTGTATTCATAACGAATATCCAAAGGAGAAATGTGACGTCCCAATAATATCGCAGCTGTCTGTCGACAAACATAAAGATAACTCCGTATCTGTCTCGTGGTTTATCAGAAATCGTACGGCAATAAAAGcactacaaataatttattacagCGAGGATATTCAATCTGAT GTAAAATCGAAATACCTAGAGAAAACTGAAGTGTCCTTTCACATACCGGATCTTGCACCAAATTTAAACTATGTAGTGTGCGTTATTACGCTACACGATGAGCCTCCTCTCCTTGATTTCGAAATTAAATCTGAGTTAAATGGGACTACAAATGTGGAAACGAACCTCACCGCCAGACTGACGCAGGATGTCGCCGAGGCTATCCTCATGCGGTCACCTTCAAGCGAATGCCTATCCTTCAACACTTTCAGTAAACCGGTATCAATAAAAACAAGGCCTCGCAAAGTTTTTGACATTACCTTGATTCTTAATCGCCGAATGGGTTTAATCGTAGGCTGTTCACTGGGATGCATAGTATTCTTTATAATGGTCTCCATTCTTTTATACACGAAAATTAAAGAAAGGAAACGTATTGCGAAATCAGACCCTAATTGGTCTGAAATGAATGACTTTCATTCAATTCAGAGCAAGGAAGATATTATTCAAGATTCAACTACAGCTTCtactgataatattttattagggatgggaaaaaataagaaataa